The following is a genomic window from Nicotiana tabacum cultivar K326 chromosome 3, ASM71507v2, whole genome shotgun sequence.
aatttactTTCACTATTTCACTGCTGCCACAGCCTCAATGACACTTGCTATTTGGTCctgaattttcaatttttcaggACGCAAGATTCTgaagggttttttttttttttcacccTATGAAAATTCCACAAATTATGTCGGCCATATGTCTTGCACTCACCGTTCAGGTGAGAGTGGCATATTTAGCCAACCGACCCTTTTTGGTCaagttaagatttttaatttgaattttttAGACAAAATAAGTACGGGCCATAATTTCCCTTCAACTTCGCTAATAATTCGGCAATTCAAGTCAGTCAGCGAGTTAtatttttctcttcaaaattACTAGTTTCATTGAAACGTAAAGTTAACGGCAACCGGAGGAAAAATATGATATCGGACTTGAAGCTCATCCGCCAGCTACGGGATTTCCTAAGTACATCGGACCTCAACACGATAAAAACCTCCATCGTTGGGTGGAAACTGGaggaagattttggaattgacTTGTCCCACAATCTGCGGAAGTGAAATCGGAAGCAAGTTATATGGAGAAGAAGTAGGCTGTTTTAATGTATATCAAACTTTTTGCATGTATGTATGTCCATTGGATGTGCCATTGCAATTTTAATTTCTGTGATAATGTTTCTTGTTAACTTAATCAATACTCTATCTTCCAATTTACCTGGCATTTTTTACTTTTCTAGACCAACATTTCGAATTTATTTTTCGTCATCAAGAAATGCTAACTTATAGTAATTTCACTATagttttttgaatatttaaatttaaattttgaaatatttaattGATATAATATAATTTAACACAAAGATTAGTCAAATTGACTTTCGAAGTGAATAATGTcatataaattggaacggagagtACAATTATGCTTCTCCTTGCTTAAATTGGCATTCTTAACTTCACGCATGAAATTTTAAGTAAAACTTTCTCACATAGTACCTCCTGTACGTTTCCggcaattaaaatatcaaatgagttttttttctttcaaataagtAAAATATTAGATGAGGTTTTCTGctgtagttcttcatcttgtttACGCATAAATCATGTTATCGTGCATAGATATATCTAGCAGATGCCTTATGCGTAGTGTAGGCTATCCTGGTTGAACTGACGATGGTTTACACCTTATTAGGTCTGGTAAGAAGAATGTAAGTGGCGAAAAGAGTGGTGGCGGATTTAGCAAAGTATGTAGCCTTTCTCCACAACTTCAGAAGTTTACTGGGAAGCAGAATTAGCAAGTACAGAGGTTCACAAATTCATGatgcttctttctcttttttccttctctAAACCCCTGTCGCCATTGGTATTACCGCGTGCAACTgaccttttatttgtttaatgaAGGTAGTGAAGAAATTGTGGAACTATATTCGCGAAAATAATTTGCAAGATCCAGCAAATAGACGGATTATAAACTGTGATGGCAAAATCTGTGAGCTTTTTAGTGTGGATAAACTGGACATTTTCCAAATGAACAAAGCCCTAGCTAAACATATCTGGCCTTTGGATTCTGATGGTGGTAATGGAAACTCTTCTCTTCTTAGGCCTTAAAATTTAATATCCGCTTTTAGTGCtgacttcttgatgttatttataaTTCATGCATTTTGCTTGTCCAGTATACTTAACTACGAATTGATTTCCATAGTAACAGCTTTTGGCGTCTGGAAATTCCGTAGAAAAGAAAAAGCGACAGAACAGGAAGAGGATGAAGGCAATAACTCCACGTAAAGTATACTTGGACAATGTTATGTCTTTTGCAGTTCTGAAATTTGTCTGCTTATTAATGCCTCGCCAAAACAATTGCTAAGAACTCGCGCGCTTAATCTCTTAGATATCCCCTGGTAGTGTTTGTAACGACATTTCTTAAACCTGCTTTATCTCATTATAGATTCAGATGAACCAATGAGAAAGGAAAAGCGGCACAATTCAGGAATTCTTGCTTTCTCATGCTCTGGTTAAGTTTCTTGGTACAGGAGAGACTGAATTGCCACGGTCCAACGTTGTTAAGTAACTTGCAGGTAGTCGTCAATTCTAGGTATTGGTTCTGTTCTATCTCCTTTGGAGCAATCCCATTtattctctctcctctctctgaATTCTGAATTTTGAAAACTAACCTAAAGGACGACATAGTGTGTCTATGATTGACAATCTTATacttcttgcttttgaaagattTTCTTGAAAGCTTGGCATCCTCGTAACGTGTCGATCTTTCTGGTCCGAGCCGAATTTCATTCTGTTGGGCAATCAGCAATGCATTAATTCTTGAATCCTGCTTGGTTTAGGCAGGTAATTTTTGAGAGTTTTTTAAAGGTTCTCACTAGCAATACATTGCGACACATAGGACTTCTACATACATACTGTGGCTCCGACTTACATGACGCCAGTATATAAATGTCCACTATTATTTGGTCAAAGGTTCTTAACTGCGAAATAATCAGTTTATCCGAAAAAGTTTCCGGAGAAACCATtgttttaaattcaaaaagactTTTCGATCGGAAGTTGTATTTTTAGGTCTACTCGAGGAGAActgtattttttaatttatttcccCCAGGGGAGGTGTTTATCTTTTCctgtattttatttggtatgagtGTAGGGGAAGTAAAAAGCCTTTTGCTTTATGATTTCTGTCTAATTTTGGTTACTGCTGCTCGTCCTTTCTAATCAACAAGGGAATAAGTAAGCCTTGATGACTTGATCTTTACTTCAGCTCCTGCTGCTTTCCCGCACTACTCCAACAAAACGTAGTTTTCCTGCAAAAATATTTAAGGCCATCTTTTATCATAAGACTAAGGTAGCAGGAGCTAAATTATAGTATGGGTTGCTTCCCTTTGTTTATCAAAGATTGCGGGGGTTTTAAACTAGTATTAATTATCTTTCAAACCCCCACAAATTAAAAATTCATTTTGTGGCGGTTGTTATAGAGGTTTTAAAAATCCGCCGGAATAATGCTCGTGGCACAGGTAACTGCGGCACTCTAGAAACCGCCACAATTCTTTTTGTGGGAGTCAAACCCCGTCACAATTTGACCAAAAAACTCCCACAAAGTAACTGGTTTCTTGTAGTGTAAAGCAGGTTTAGAAATCGCAAAATTCTAAACAATGAAACCGGACATGCTTGCTTGCATTCCCCCACATTAATTACTCTTGATCAACCTCCTCATTACCCCGTTATCCTTGTTAAAAGCAGTTAAATCTactggaaaaaatatttttctgaatCCACATTCAGTGTAGACATCTCGGTAGTTGCTTATGTACTTTGTTTATGCTTGGCTTGCATTAGCTGTTTATTCTATGAGAAACTTTGTTGGTCATTTGGAGTATTAGGTACATGAACATACTGTTTTTCCCAGAGGCAAAATGCATTGTTTTAGACCGTGAAGTTCTCCTGGATTGAGTTATAGATAGCTACAAAGCAGGTTAAATGACGAAACAGTTCATTTTCTTGCATCCTAGTATAGTTGAATGAAGCAAAAAcgggcagtccggtgcactaagcttccgTTATGCGTGGGGTTCggggaagggtcggaccacaatatctattgtacgcaaccttatcctgcatttctgcaagaggttgtttccatagctcgaacccgtgacctgcTGGTCACAaaggcaacaactttaccagttacgccaagaaAGCTGAATGAAGCACAACCTCAAAATCCTCCTCCTAGGACAGACCCTTCAACTAGGCAGAAGCGGACCCAGGATTTGAAAGTCGGGGGTGCACTTTTGGATTCAACCAAAATCTGCTTTAGTTTGTATATAGGGTGCTCACTATTGATATATCACTATTTTCTAATGatatatacatgtatacataGATGTTTTGCCGAACTTTATGGGTGCCGGTAGCCCCTCTCAGTATAGCATAGGTCCGTCTCCGGAACTAGGTGGTTTCATTAATATTTAAGTGCATCACTTCCCAGCTAGGCCAAACCCAAACACTAGTCTTTGCTTCTAGAAGTAACTCAAGACGAGCACATATATACCTTGGATATCAGCTCTCTGTAAACTGAATGATATTGACATCTGTTGATACCCAACTTTTTCAGCGCGCATTATATGGTGGGGATTGTTGTGTGGGCAAGGGTTCATTGCGACATTTGGTTGTGTGATGCCTGTTGCATCGTCAGCTTCAATAATATTTGAACTTTCTGTTCTTCTCTGATTGGCTCACTGTTTTCTTTCTGGACCTTGAAGGATCCATCTGATAAGAGGATAATAACATGTGATGAGAAGTTGAAAGAACTGTTTCATGTTTGCAGCTTCACTGGATTCGAAGTAGCAAAactacttgctgcacattttataaAGACAGAATAATGAGTTGGTTGTGCATCATACACGTCATAGCTCAATGGATTTGAAAATTCTTCGTTGAGCTCTAACCTAGATACTAACTCCTTTGATTATCCTTCGTGTTGATGAGTACTGTCTTCTCCAGCTTGTGCCGTGTCTTCTCATGTGAGAAAAAAGCTCCATGTTTCACTAAGTTAGGACTCATATCTTCTGTGAAAAATATGAATATTCGTAATTTTAATTTACATTTAAATGTCATGTTTATGTTGTTCCATTTTGAAGGATATTCAATTGTACTTAATCCAATATATTTTCCAATTAGCCTGTGTATGATTCTGAGAGAGTTGCAAATTTTCTGCTAACAAATGCATAATTCAACTATTGAATGCCACTTGCTAGACTAGGTGCAACTATTGCCCGTGGGCGTGGATAAGTTTCAGTCAATGGTGTTATTGTTCCTTGCCTAAAGTCAAAATTGGTGGTTCAGATTGACTCCGTTTTAAAAGCAGATTAACACTCGTCAACTTTTTAAGTCTAGCATCCATACAATTTTGCTAGCTTTTACGCATTTTGACTATTCCACaaaatatttgttattttttacgAGCACAAATACCTTAACTCTCCGTCAAGGCTTAGGTAGATGATAAAAAATTACCTAACATTTTGTTTTTATTGGAATTCGAACTTTGGGCTCTCTAATGGTTTATATTCCACTTTTATCAACCACCCGGCCACCCCTTGAGTAGGGCTGTGCACggatcggattggatcggatttagcctatttcggattcgaatttcggattttggattcTGGAAagggcaatccgaatccgatccgaattaacattggattggatcggattttaaacTTTGGATCGGATAATTTTTCGGATTGTCGGATCGGATTGTCACAAGAAATTTCAACAATTTAAAGTTCATTCGGTGTCTCTATCTCATCTTCCatctaccaaaacaaacaaaaaaatcaaaataaaatcaaaagttgaagaatagaacatgaaatagacataaaagaaagaagagaagagaagtgAGGCGGAAGAAAGAGACATAAAATCAAAGTAAAATCggaagtttgagtcattgagactCTTTTAGTCTTCACTGAAGAGAAGTGCAAGAGAGGCGGAAAAATCTAAGTGAGTGAGGGGGTGTGTGAAAAATGAATAAGCATAACCCTAAAATTTTAGTGTGTATTTATATAGGTACATATAATTCGgatatcggatcggatcggattaaaatcataccaatccgaatccaatccgaaaatccgaaatttcataaaacacaaTCCATATCCAATCCGAAAATTCGAAATTtgaaatccgaaaatccgaaatagagtggatcggatcggatttcggatatccgatccaaatgcacagCCCTACCCTTGAGTGTCCTAACCCGGTATTTGTATACTTTGACTACCAAAAGTCCGGTTGGATTACTTGGAATGGTGTGGCAGAATTTGTATGAGAAGAATATCAAGTAGATCTTGAAAGATATGGGAGGAATCGAAGCTGCCACAGATTTAATCAATGATGACCATCGAACAGTTCCAAGTTGCCAAAACCACGAAGTAACGTTCACAAGAAAGAAACAAGATTATGGGGATGACAATTCCCGTTATGGCAGTGTCCAATTTTGACTAAATGGTGTGAAAAAAGAGTGAACCAGAGAAGATATATGGTGGGAAACACGTGGAATTGCCCCAACAGTTCAGACAACAGAGAACGAAATCCCAAATTGAGAGCACAAAGAAATCCTGAATGAATAATTATCACTTTTCTTTTTACGATTTTGGTATGTGGTGAATGCTAGCTTGTTGCTTCTTAGCTTTTCCTGGAGGTACTGGTCTTCAACCACCTCACATTTGGGTGTCCGATGCCTTATGATAATAATAACAAGAATCAGAATCATTGCCAAAGTATGAGCCTTATCTGCTTCTACTACCGTGAATTTTGTGTTAGTGTGTTTGAATTTTAGGTAAGATGAAAACAAGATTCAGCAAACAAAATCTATAGTAAAGGCTAATGAAAGTCTTTAGTCTTGCCTTGACTTCTAATCTAATAGGAATATCTTATATCTCATGTTCAAAGCCATGAAAATGTGAGTATTATGTTTAATTTGTATGTTGATACTTTTTACTAGTGCATAACTAGAAGTATCCGATTCGTATCTAATGCAAAGATCATAAATATTACCTTTACATTTGCATTTCTTTGCCAAAAGATACACAAGTGATCAGGTCCTAGTCAAAATCTTCACAATTTGTTTCAGAATTCAGACGGTGTAGAAGAAACGAAAGGAATTACACTTTTTCCTTTCTTTGATATTTGGATATTGTTGGGTTTTTAatgtatttaattaatatattaaatacttaaaagagggtgaatgagaaatgaagGGAAATGAAagttttgagtgaaattttaagtttccctcctTGGTAAATGGACaatgtcccatattggaagaggaagaggttttttataggtatataagcaattgctcttcttctagctcttacagagttaagaagaaggcaagcctcgcgtcgtcgtcgtcgctcggctcggcttcggatttggtcaaatgatggATTGATTAACTTTTTCGATCGAAAATTAACTTACCCTCTCCAATTTTCCCTCTTTAGTGTTGAGTAAATAGTCATTTATGTAATGGCATTTATGTTGTGGCCGTTTTGTAGAAACAACCATTCTGAAGAATTGCACatcttcagatttcagcccaactttggctataaatacaacacTATGCTACTCAGAATTTCactacgattttctgagtttctcctccttcttctgcataCTTTTAGTATCAAACAAAGCAATAGTAaatgtgatttgctaccgaactttgtgttcgctgaaacactggggtttgaagtaccactacacctgtgtgtaattcgttctatcatgggaggaaataatccataactttGGGTACTagaaggggattaaattccttaaggaaacactatgaattcagtgggctcgaattggtTTTCTGTTATTTCATTGTTCACttctgtttatgttcatttctgtttatgttcatttatatttccagaattattttacaaatacaatttactaacaagcttaaggaatttaactaTTTTCTGTATTTGTACTCACTGTTTCTGGAgagtaaaacctttgtggttttgtactctattggagattaaaatctacgtgattttaacgtttgtgtcattcttttacagaaatgactaataataacgaaaaccaagctgttccgatggtgactgccaatgcCTCAACGAGCCGAACAACACCGACAGCATTGGCACCGGCAGAGAAACCCgaaaatttttcgggattgatttcaagcgttgggagcaaaagatgttcttctattTGACTACTCTAAGTctccagaagttcatcaaggaagatgtttctGTGCTGTCCGATGAAACTCCAGAAACTGAACGTTTTCTCGTGATTGAGGTGTGGAAGCATTCAActtttttgtgcaagaattatattctaagcGGGCTAGAGGATACTTTGTATAACGTCAACAGTGGCGTGGAAATGTCAAAAAAACTGTGGATtacgcttgaaaagaaatacaaaatcgAAGATGCCGGGTTGAAAAAGTTTGTTGCTGCaaagtttttggactacaaaatggtagataacaAGTCTggtattacccaagtccaggaattgcaagtgattattcacgatctccttgctgaaggtataaatcaaattaatattgatgttgaaattagtaatcttagtatttttactaacagaaatttcattgaaggtcttgtcatcaatgaagcattccaagtagcagcgatgattgagaagttgcctcctttgtggaaggacttcaaaaactacttgaaacataaacgcaaggagatgtcccttgaagatctcattgttcggttgagaatcgaagaggacaacaaaactgctgaaaagagaggccgtggaaactcaacaataatggagCAAATGTTATTGAagagaacaaaaagaggaagaaggcttctggaccgAAATACAACctaagcaagaagcggttcagtggaaactgctacaactgtgaaaaaaccggacacaaatctacggagtgtcatGCTCCAAAAAAAGACAAGAAGAAAGGTctagcaaacatggttgaaaagcatgatgatgttgatgacttatgTGTCATACTTTCCGAATGCAACTTGGTGGGCAATCCtaaagagtggtggattgattctggagccactcgccatgtttgtgttgttaaagaagcttttgctacttatgctcctgttAGACCCAATGAGACGatttctatgggaaatgctgcagAGGCCAAGTttgaaggatgtgggaagatatttctcaaaatgacttccagcaaagtggtgactttgaacaacgtccttcatgttcccgagattaggaagaatttactctctactggacttcttgttaagaatggttttaaatgtatttttatttccgataaggttgtaataagtaagaatgaaatgtttgtaggaaaatgttacctcactgagggccttttcaggctgaatgtaatggttgttgaaaataataataaaatttcatcttcgtcttacttacttgagtcaaatgaatatggcatatacgtttgagtcatgttaattataaaaccttgtgAAAAaagattaatttggaagtatttcctaagtttgaatgtgacaaatcaaaatatcaagtatgtgtggaatctaagtatgttaagcatccttataagtcagttgaaaggaattcaaatcctttagacttaattcacacagatatttgtgacatgaagtcaataccatctcgcggtggaaagaagtatttcataactttatTGACGATAgttgtttacttacttaatagtaaagatgaagcaatagacacattcaagcaatacaaaaatgaagttgaaatgcaacttaacaagaaaatcaaaataataagaagtgataggggtggtgaatatcaatctccttttgaacaaatatgtttagaatatagaattattcatcaaacaacggccccttacacgtcccaatccaatgggattgcagaaagaaagaatgttcATTAAAGGAATGTtcactaaatcgagtaccccatagcaaaacacaatccattccatatgaaaaattgaaaggaaggaagcctaacttgaattattttaaagtgtgggggtgtttggcaaaagtgcaagttcctaaacccaaaagggtaaaaataggaccgaaaactgttgattgtgttttcataggatatgcgactaatagtaaagcatatcgatttctggttcataaatcagaaaatcccgacattcataataataggGTTATAGAATCAAATAatgttgagttctttgaaaatatatatccgtataaaaaggaatgtgagtcgattggtgaaggatctaaacgacctcgagaagaaacaaaagaaagtacacttAACTAGGAGGATCCAAGACTCAAAGAACGTTTatttcatttggaccagattttgtgactttcttattggaaaatgagcctcaaacatttaaagaagctatgtcttctttgGAATCATTGTTATGGAAAGagacagtcaatagtgaaatagaatccatatggAACAActatacatgggaattggttgatcttcctcctggaaataaaccatTGGATTCTAAGTGgatctttaagaggaaaatgaaagatgatggcactattgacaaatataaggcaagacttgtagtcaaagggtatagacaatgagaaggtcttgactattttgatacatactctctagttacaagaattacgtccatacgattATTAGTAGCGTTAGCTacagtttatggtcttgaaatttaTCAAATGGATGTAAAGACGGCCTttttaaatggagagttggaggaagaaatctacatggaacaacctgaagggttcatggttccaagtaaagaaaaaatggtctgtagacttgttaagtccctttacagattaaaacaagcacccaaacaatggcatgtgaaatttgaccaaacaatgttgtcaaattgatttaagataaatgaatgtgataaatgtgtataCATTAAAAATGTGctaaatcacatagtcattgtttgcttatatgtggatgatatgctcataatgagtaatgacattgccaacataaatgctattaaacgtatgctaactagcaagtttgatatgaaagacttgggagttgctgatttaattctgaaaattaagatccataagacttctCAAGGTCTGACATTGTCACAATCTGATTATATTAAGACAATACTTAAAAatttcaagcacttgggctttaaagttgcaaagactccaattgatgtgaatcttgcattagcaaagaacaaaggccaaagcatatcacaattggattatgctcgtgtgttgggttGCTCAATGTACATCATGAaatgtacacgaccagatatagcttgtgttataagtaaactgagtcgatatacgagcaatccaggccaatcttattagatggcaatgaaacgagttttaggatatttagaacatacccagggcTTTGCTTTGCACTATAGTAAATATCCTGCAGTGAtagagggatactgtgatgcaaattggatcaccggttcaactgattctaagtccacaagtggatatgtattcactattggtggaggagcggtatcttggaagtcatacaaacaaacttgtattgcccgctctataatggaggctgagttcatagccttggataaagccggtgaagaagctgaatggctccgaatttcttggaagatattccattttggcccaaaccgttggcaccaatatgcatacattgcgatagtcaagcggcaattggaagggccgggagcgttatgtataacgataaatctcgtcatatacgatgaagacataaaaccgttagacaattactctctagaggaagtatcatgattgactatgtaaagtcaagtgataatgtgtcggatccacttacaaaaggcctaactagagaggtcgTTGAGAAGTCATCAATAGGAATGGGATTGTGGCTGAGAACAAGTCAtaatggcggtaactctacctagaagactagagatcccaagatctaggttcaaggagatcaaacaaagtcattaatgacggttcaacattgtcaactaaacttttggtccattctcgtgatgagacaatgtttagtaccaaggataaagcattaaggctttttaatgatttctaatttttatacgggttatatcaaatagtgtatctatgggatgacacgtttaggaatcacctatgtaagtgtcaATTGTTAGCCgattcaaggagaactttgtaagtgtgacgacccggccagtcatcttaagaattaacacctcgatcccctattaactgctttccccaagtttatttctactaatGTGATTTGTCTgtatgttcggttttgagtttcggggagttttgggacacttagtccctaaatgagggcttaagtgttggaaagttgactgtagttggaacagtgtgaagacggcctcggaatggaaaccCGATGGTTTCGttaactccgttgggtgattttggggttaggagtgtattcggattgtgttttggaggtccgtagctaatttaggctgaaacaccgaaggttgaatttttgaagtttccggttcgatagcgagattttgatccgagtgtcggaatggaatttcaagagttgcagtagttctgttgtgtcatttgggatgtgtgtacaaaattttaggtcatttggacgtgttTTCACTGGGTTTTTGATTGAaaacggaattcggaagattttagaaacttaggcttgaattcgatgtgttttggttgttttgatgttgtttgaagtgttttgaagatttgtacaagtttgaataaggttttaggatatgttgatacctttggttgaggtctcgagggtctcgggatgaattcggatggttaatgaAAGATTTCGAGTTGAAGTTGTGCAGCAGCtggtcttctggtattttcgcatctgcggtttggggaccgcagatgcggcgccgcagaagcggctttgtGTCAATTCCTcagaaaccgcagatgcggtgaagaTCTCACAGAAGCGGAACCGCTCCTACGGTTAGAGGTCCACAGATGCGGAAGCTGGCATTTT
Proteins encoded in this region:
- the LOC142174924 gene encoding uncharacterized protein LOC142174924; translated protein: MFFYLTTLSLQKFIKEDVSVLSDETPETERFLVIEVWKHSTFLCKNYILSGLEDTLYNVNSGVEMSKKLWITLEKKYKIEDAGLKKFVAAKFLDYKMVDNKSGITQVQELQVIIHDLLAEGLVINEAFQVAAMIEKLPPLWKDFKNYLKHKRKEMSLEDLIVRLRIEEDNKTAEKRGRGNSTIMEQMLLKRTKRGRRLLDRNTT